One window of the Rhinoraja longicauda isolate Sanriku21f chromosome 2, sRhiLon1.1, whole genome shotgun sequence genome contains the following:
- the skida1 gene encoding SKI/DACH domain-containing protein 1: MGDLESGYEEVDGVRLGYLIIKGKQMFALSQVFTNLLKNIPRTTVHKRMDHLNVKKHHCDLEELRKLKAINSIAFHAAKCTLISREDVEALYTSCKTERVLKTKRRKINGTLLSTELKQEKAPTDRYASFLKENKVWLSLNGKPQPLAGISRTLQGGGSELPASNLPQFYSKFTSHSYTEMVRSHCKTPQNYETAEISSNCVAFHTNHSLFRSMICRHPVFYQSAIAYYPKSPNATGLTYYFRRKSSCEITQKHLGSSSTAKRVLLAAAAPKSYKTKGGDQCLNKFHLANGLHCNQGPLQESCSSDSESSSFSDRADNDSDFGSSLSSSSNSVSSDEEEEDTVSESSDVTSASDEDSSSESDSSSVSSQVSLQSIRFRRTSFSSICSKPLVLTQPSFHYQFQANNNNVVYETAGNDLLEGRTSHCNLKSSTVVKRNEQNWTIKSHNVSCSTGYGSCGGEINNDRISELPFPHSEISQYLKRTESTINRAPEGGPLPCPKGNTEFPQQRTLTESRKCLGASISHCAEENNVTIVSEPPDNDSPLAANVEKDTKISNFIALSSAFQSLNTDNSQRPAVHIHGDDADMGKAIMHNITVKLEESSCEEEYGYMTQHPRKKLKYACNVSQQAVTTLSENKMRDCFSTKAKESYVCTEKATNSQNASRRGEDLQGTLNVPVLEDCEFRNGARIRRNYRTLVLGKQHALQSSSVKTIVKSENPRLTGKTDVHEGTVEEFAGTNKRKRVASGVASTLKRPFNFMANFPSPPSLIIGNDGDLCPAYSLNSTKDPEAPQKAHPVWKWQMGGAAVPLPPSHKFRRFNL; encoded by the coding sequence ATGGGAGACTTGGAATCGGGTTATGAAGAGGTGGATGGTGTGAGACTTGGTTACCTTATAATTAAGGGGAAACAAATGTTTGCGCTCTCCCAAGTATTCACTAATCTGCTGAAAAATATACCCAGGACAACCGTGCACAAAAGGATGGACCATCTTAACGTGAAGAAACATCACTGCGATTTGGAAGAATTAAGGAAACTCAAGGCAATAAATTCTATTGCTTTTCATGCAGCTAAATGCACTCTAATTTCTCGGGAGGATGTGGAAGCGCTGTACACTTCTTGCAAAACCGAACGAGTTCTTAAGAccaagagaagaaaaataaacggAACATTGTTATCAACGGAGCTCAAACAGGAGAAAGCCCCGACCGATCGCTACGCAAGTTTTTTAAAAGAGAACAAAGTTTGGTTGAGTTTGAATGGAAAGCCGCAGCCTTTGGCTGGAATTAGCAGGACTTTGCAAGGAGGCGGCAGCGAGCTGCcggcctccaatctacctcaatTCTACAGCAAATTTACCAGCCACAGTTACACGGAAATGGTGCGATCGCATTGCAAAACACCTCAAAACTACGAAACTGCTGAAATATCAAGTAACTGCGTCGCATTTCACACAAATCACTCCTTATTTCGGAGCATGATTTGCCGACATCCCGTATTTTACCAATCCGCCATCGCCTACTACCCTAAGTCTCCAAATGCTACCGGGTTAACGTATTATTTCAGGCGCAAAAGTTCGTGTGAAATCACTCAGAAACATTTGGGAAGTTCAAGCACTGCCAAGCGAGTCTTACTGGCGGCAGCTGCTCCTAAATCTTACAAAACTAAAGGAGGGGATCAATGCTTGAATAAATTTCATCTTGCCAACGGACTGCATTGTAACCAGGGGCCCTTGCAAGAAAGCTGCAGCAGCGACTCCGAGTCCAGTTCCTTCTCTGATCGCGCAGACAACGATTCGGACTTTGGGTCGAGTTTGTCGAGTTCCAGCAACTCGGTTTCTTCGGACGAGGAAGAGGAGGACACTGTGTCCGAATCCTCCGACGTAACCTCGGCCAGTGACGAAGACAGCTCGTCCGAATCAGATTCTAGCTCCGTTTCCAGCCAAGTTTCACTTCAAAGCATTCGGTTCAGGCGCACCagtttctccagcatctgcagtaaaccTCTCGTCTTAACGCAGCCGAGCTTCCACTACCAGTTCCAAGCCAATAACAATAATGTGGTTTATGAAACAGCCGGTAACGATCTCCTGGAAGGAAGAACTTCTCATTGTAATTTAAAGTCGTCGACTGTTGTAAAGAGAAATGAGCAGAACTGGACTATTAAGTCGCATAACGTGTCCTGCTCAACTGGCTATGGAAGTTGCGGGGGCGAGATAAATAACGATAGGATATCCGagcttccattcccacactctgAAATTTCACAATATCTAAAGAGGACTGAATCGACAATTAACCGTGCTCCAGAAGGGGGGCCTTTACCTTGCCCAAAGGGAAACACCGAGTTTCCACAACAAAGAACATTAACAGAGTCAAGGAAATGCCTTGGAGCATCTATATCACACTGCGCAGAAGAAAACAATGTGACGATAGTTTCCGAGCCTCCAGACAATGATTCCCCATTAGCAGCAAATGTAGAGAAAGATACGAAAATCAGCAATTTCATCGCACTGTCCTCGGCTTTCCAGAGTTTAAATACGGACAATAGTCAAAGGCCTGCCGTTCACATTCACGGTGACGATGCAGATATGGGGAAGGCGATTATGCACAATATTACAGTAAAACTGGAAGAAAGTAGCTGCGAGGAAGAATACGGATATATGACTCAACACCCCAGAAAGAAACTCAAGTATGCGTGCAATGTATCGCAGCAAGCAGTAACCACTTTAAGTGAAAATAAAATGCGAGATTGTTTTTCAACGAAAGCAAAAGAAAGCTATGTGTGCACTGAAAAAGCTACCAATTCCCAAAACGCATCCAGACGAGGCGAAGACCTTCAAGGCACTTTAAACGTCCCAGTATTAGAAGACTGCGAATTTCGAAATGGTGCAAGGATAAGAAGGAATTACAGAACTTTAGTGCTGGGGAAACAGCATGCTTTGCAAAGCTCGTCAGTCAAAACAATTGTGAAATCAGAGAATCCGCGTCTTACAGGTAAAACAGATGTGCATGAAGGAACAGTAGAAGAATTTGCTGGTACAAATAAACGTAAGCGAGTAGCCAGTGGTGTAGCATCCACGTTGAAAAGGCCATTTAATTTCATGGCCAATTTTCCCTCTCCACCGTCACTAATTATTGGCAACGATGGGGATTTGTGCCCTGCGTATTCACTGAACTCTACCAAGGATCCCGAAGCACCTCAGAAGGCCCATCCTGtgtggaaatggcagatgggtggtgCAGCCGTTCCCCTCCCGCCTAGCCATAAATTCAGACGATTTAACTTATGA